One window of Siniperca chuatsi isolate FFG_IHB_CAS linkage group LG15, ASM2008510v1, whole genome shotgun sequence genomic DNA carries:
- the gsc gene encoding homeobox protein goosecoid, protein MPAGMFSIDSILSGRPSCKEPLLLHRGGPVVLSAGLTDSIYTDYNGLYSAACGPSPPGIQSVNGTRIGYNGYYYGQLHVQGAGGGPPCCGSVPCLSPQQCPCIPAGYDSPGSVLISPVPHQMMSYMNMGSLSRTELQLLNQLHCRRKRRHRTIFTDEQLEALEGLFQETKYPDVGTREQLARKVHLREEKVEVWFKNRRAKWRRQKRSSSEESENSQKWNKSTKASAEKPEESKSEVDSDS, encoded by the exons ATGCCCGCCGGGATGTTCAGCATAGACAGCATCCTGTCCGGCCGGCCGAGCTGCAAGGAGCCGCTGCTGCTGCACCGGGGCGGCCCGGTGGTGCTGTCCGCCGGCCTCACGGACTCTATCTACACCGACTACAACGGACTGTATTCGGCCGCGTGTGGGCCTTCTCCCCCCGGGATTCAGTCTGTGAACGGGACCCGGATAGGCTATAACGGCTACTACTACGGACAGCTGCACGTCCAGGGCGCCGGCGGAGGTCCGCCGTGCTGCGGCTCCGTGCCGTGCCTCAGCCCGCAGCAGTGCCCCTGCATCCCGGCAG GCTACGACAGCCCGGGCTCGGTGCTGATCTCCCCGGTCCCGCACCAGATGATGTCCTACATGAACATGGGAAGCCTGTCGCGCACCGAGCTGCAGCTCCTCAACCAGCTGCACTGCCGCAGGAAGCGGAGGCACCGCACCATCTTCACCGACGAGCAGCTGGAGGCTCTGGAGGGCCTCTTCCAAGAGACCAAGTACCCGGACGTCGGCACCCGGGAGCAGCTAGCCCGCAAGGTCCACCTCCGGGAGGAGAAGGTCGAG GTTTGGTTCAAAAACAGGCGCGCGAAGTGGAGGAGGCAGAAACGCTCTTCATCAGAAGAATCAGAGAACTCTCAGAAATGGAACAAATCGACCAAAGCGTCCGCAGAGAAacccgaagagagcaaaagCGAGGTGGACTCGGACAGCTGA